A genomic stretch from Mus pahari chromosome 6, PAHARI_EIJ_v1.1, whole genome shotgun sequence includes:
- the Akna gene encoding microtubule organization protein AKNA isoform X2, which yields MASSGTEAQWAGPNLGQGPRRRRWAWAEEQDTDGRGDQGWGNNQSLPEAPSPELLEDFRRAQEHPPPLEWDPDVQDSEESSGEETEADDASSPEGSTGPLPWLSRRNQQLDRSEEELDEASGSPEVDLAGESCTELECEDQGASSPLAPGQGPAKGWLTSITQGSNYRPSERLEAQPSVEHSRTKSWSSGTVSLGQPSDSLGSWEGDIDVPQPPTLPRALPQGQRHHPPHPGDGNGGDVAPATPTEFRDSLTAPAQNVECSAGTWGEETTSLPGSRPEDQTWKRTKTSAKPLPSRFTGSVSPLSARLGAIKKVVPQHKQGATLAGHSSSHTPKYGRGRRLNYPLPDFSKVGPRVKFPKDENYRPPKSRGHNRQQDSTRPLIFKSPAEIVRDVLLSSGEVSLPKESSLAHAITRVPQEFQTPEQATELVHQLQEDYHKLLTKYAEAENTIDQLRLGAKVHLYSDPPQPSRSFCSGSMPQGSKVLSFSIPQPRLAEWWPDPAQDPQASEATGWPFPRTDLSPSSSPGMATPGRLPQSQGDAPDQPSTGQTQALTSKASRLLAKVESFEELVLAGHLPPQDQIKNLEQLRAAHMTLEAEYLQAGREELLDPQLDGSHGSPRTLNICRELEAEIYHLGQRLEELQDHMDQTQGETEPCRPDLQDSTPPMSFLPQPAHLSMPSGPVSSPDAQTYQEPATTTSPGSSCMLPMNKELILSIKTEEKSPRGLPVPLRDRTLQVEQDFHGLLERYLSVKSLPEALRDEDGEDLEEEEEEQDHHGTLEVGGPAAAPGKTEAVRVSPGEHPAQAEESHRDTTQEDDEQMGSMKSPSFRPPMARDRYTPVLDTAEVAQRGTKAMASHQSSLTSLEESRPSELLPRKALLRAGGPHTEEPWMVSPETDSGFVGSETSIVSPFTQTPEHRLSHVGTSGPSAQCPTASVPGDRTSHPKARGPMVPRRATEAGIPRSQTQRHLSSLSSPRRGAQSCHLEETPVAKIAVPRSEFKRQKQISKQPLPGGRTSPDSAPAPTAASKPRGSAESTANLLLNRTERDQAIKDLQAEVSRLRLQLEDSLHRPHPDGPACVASALNHSTQTQEKLGSSPSWGPHYGSKSTERLSGEPNGVEPAEPMGRRRARSSSVPRDVPRLYLSSESESPAPRLSSEKSRTFEEHPQAAQWGTRPLSSSKRRERVSFRGQYTGQEYHILSPKAILKDSGTPSCPHCQPIRTQDTGKRQHFVQRKLKPLPIEEFY from the exons ATGGCCAGCTCAGGGACAGAggcacaatgggctgggccaaACCTGGGGCAAGGGCCCCGAAGGCGGCGCTGGGCTTGGGCTGAGGAACAAGATACAGATGGAAGAGGCGACCAGGGCTGGGGAAACAACCAGTCTCTTCCCGAAGCCCCCAGTCCTGAGCTCCTAGAGGATTTCCGTCGGGCACAGGAGCATCCGCCACCCCTGGAGTGGGACCCTGACGTGCAGGACTCTGAAGAGTCTTCTGGAGAAG AGACCGAAGCTGACGATGCGAGCAGCCCAGAAGGTTCTACCGGGCCTCTGCCCTGGCTCTCCAGGCGCAACCAACAGCTGGACCGATCTGAAGAGGAGCTGGATGAGGCCTCTGGGAGCCCTGAGGTGGACTTAGCTGGAGAGAGTTGTACGGAGCTGGAGTGTGAAGACCAGGGAGCGTCCAGCCCTCTGGCTCCAGGACAGGGGCCAGCCAAAGGCTGGCTTACCTCTATCACGCAAGGCAGTAACTACAGACCTTCAGAGCGTCTCGAGGCCCAGCCATCTGTTGAACATAGCCGCACAAAGTCTTGGAGCAGTGGGACGGTGAGCCTCGGCCAACCTAGCGACAGCCTTGGTTCTTGGGAAGGAGACATCGATGTCCCTCAGCCTCCCACCTTGCCCAGAGCCCTGCCACAGGGTCAGCGCCACCACCCTCCACACCCAGGTGATGGAAATGGAGGTGACGTTGCTCCGGCAACACCCACAGAATTCCGGGACTCCTTAACAGCACCAGCCCAGAATGTCGAGTGCTCTGCAGGCACGTGGGGGGAAGAAACCACCAGCCTGCCGGGCTCTCGGCCTGAGGACCAAACCTGGAAGAGGACTAAGACATCAGCTAAGCCACTGCCTTCCCGGTTTACTGGTTCTGTCAGCCCCCTGAGTGCTCGGCTTGGGGCAATAAAGAAAGTTGTCCCCCAGCACAAGCAGGGAGCCACTCTGGCTGGTCACTCTTCTTCACACACTCCCAAGTATGGCAGGGGACGCCGCCTGAACTACCCACTCCCTGACTTCTCCAAGGTGGGGCCCCGGGTGAAGTTTCCCAAAGATGAGAACTATCGACCCCCGAAGTCCAGAGGCCACAACAGGCAACAAGACTCTACCAGGCCCCTCATCTTCAAGTCGCCAGCTGAGATTGTTCGGGATGTACTGCTGAGTAGCGGAGAGGTGTCCCTGCCCAAGGAATCTTCTCTTGCTCACGCCATCACCAGGGTGCCCCAGGAGTTCCAGACACCGGAGCAAGCCACTGAGCTAGTTCATCAGCTCCAG GAGGACTATCACAAGCTCCTCACCAAGTATGCGGAGGCTGAGAACACCATCGACCAACTTCGCCTTGGGGCCAAG gTGCACCTGTATTCAGACCCACCACAGCCCAGTCGAAGCTTCTGCTCAGGGTCAATGCCACAAGGAAGTAAAGTCTTATCCTTCTCTATCCCGCAACCCAGATTAGCAGAGTGGTGGCCCGACCCTGCCCAGGATCCACAGGCCTCTGAGGCCACGG GGTGGCCGTTCCCACGAACAGACCTGAGTCCCTCCTCGTCCCCCGGCATGGCCACTCCTGGGCGGCTTCCTCAGAGCCAGGGCGATGCCCCGGACCAGCCCTCCACAGGACAGACCCAGGCACTGACCTCTAAGGCCAGCCGACTCCTGGCCAAG GTGGAGTCCTTCGAGGAACTGGTACTGGCCGGACACCTCCCACCCCAGGACCAAATCAAG AACTTGGAGCAACTGAGGGCAGCCCACATGACCCTAGAGGCAGAGTACCTGCAGGCCGGCAGAGAAGAGCTCCTGGACCCTCAACTTGATGGCTCCCATGGGAGTCCCAGGACCCTCAACATCTGCAG GGAGCTAGAAGCAGAGATATACCACCTGGGACAACGCCTGGAAGAGCTGCAGGACCATATGGACCAGACCCAAGGAGAGACAGAACCGTGCAGGCCAGACCTGCAGGACAGCACCCCACCCATGTCCTTTCTGCCCCAGCCAGCTCATCTGTCCATGCCTTCAGGACCAGTCTCCTCGCCAGATGCCCAAACCTACCAGGAG CCTGCCACCACCACTTCCCCAGGAAGCTCTTGCATGCTCCCCATGAACAAGGAGTTAATCCTGAGCATCAAGACAGAGGAAAAAAGCCCAAGAGGTCTCCCGGTCCCACTCAGGGACAGGACGCTTCAGGTGGAGCAGGACTTCCATGGCCTTCTGGAGAG ATACCTCAGCGTGAAATCCCTCCCTGAAGCCTTGAGGGATGAAGATGGGGaggacctggaggaggaggaagaggagcaggaccATCATGGCACCTTGGAAGTTGGTGGTCCAGCCGCAGCTCCAGGGAAAACAGAAGCTGTGAGGGTATCACCAGGAGAGCATCCAGCGCAGGCTGAGGAGAGCCATAGGGATACTACGCA GGAAGATGATGAACAGATGGGATCTATGAAGTCACCAAGCTTCCGGCCACCCATGGCCAGAGATAGGTACACACCAGTCCTGGATACAGCTGAAGTGGCTCAACGGGGCACCAAGGCCATGGCGTCACATCAGAGCAGTCTGACCAGCCTGGAAGAGAGCAGGCCCTCAGAGCTCCTTCCTCGAAAAGCCCTGCTTCGGGCTGGTGGGCCGCACACTGAG GAGCCCTGGATGGTGTCGCCAGAGACAGACAGTGGCTTCGTGGGCTCAGAAACCAGTATAGTGTCACCCTTCACCCAGACCCCAGAGCACCGGCTCTCCCATGTCGG CACTTCAGGGCCATCAGCTCAATGCCCCACTGCTTCTGTGCCTGGTGATAGAACCTCCCATCCCAAGGCCAGGGGTCCCATGGTTCCCAGAAGAGCCACTGAGGCTGGCATACCCAGAAGCCAAACCCAgcggcatctctccagcctgagctcTCCCCGGAGAGGGGCACAGAGCTGCCACCTAGAGGAGACACCAGTGGCTAAGATAG cggTTCCCAGGTCTGAGttcaagagacagaagcaaattTCCAAACAGCCCCTTCCCGGTGGAAGAACCAGCCCCGACTCTGCCCCAGCCCCCACAGCTGCCTCCAAGCCTCGTGGGTCAGCAGAGAGCACTGCCAACCTCCTCCTCAACAGGACAGAGCGCGA CCAGGCCATCAAGGATCTGCAGGCGGAGGTGTCACGGCTCCGCCTTCAACTGGAGGACAGCCTGCACCGGCCACACCCAGACGGCCCAGCCTGTGTAGCTTCTGCTCTCAACCACTCCACCCAGACCCAGGAAAAGCTGGGTTCCTCACCCTCCTGGGGCCCCCACTATGGCAG TAAATCCACAGAGAGGCTGTCTGGGGAGCCTAATGGTGTAGAGCCAGCTGAGCCAATGGGAAGACGTCGAGCCAGGTCCTCCTCGGTGCCCCGGGATGTACCCAGACTGTACCTGA GTTCTGAATCTGAGTCGCCTGCCCCTCggctctcctctgagaagagcagGACCTTTGAGGAGCACCCCCAGGCTGCACAGTGGGGGACAAGACCACTGAGCAGCTCAAAGCGGAGGGAAAGAGTCTCCTTCCGGGGTCAATACACAG GCCAGGAGTACCACATTCTGTCCCCAAAGGCCATCTTGAAGGACAGTGGCACTCCGTCCTGTCCCCACTGCCAGCCCATTAGGACCCAGGACACAGGTAAGAGACAGCATTTTGTTCAGCGGAAGCTTAAGCCTCTCCCCATTGAGGAGTTTTATTAG
- the LOC110323676 gene encoding alpha-1-acid glycoprotein 1-like, whose product MALHMVLVVLSLLPLLEAQNPEQANITIGEPITNETLSWLSDKWFLMGAAFRNAKYQQAMQRTLTVFFYLTPNLMDDMIELWESLTIGDQCVYNSTYLEFQRENGTFSKYEGGVETFADLIVLKKHGAFMLAFDLKDEKKRGLSLYAKKPDITPELREVFQKAVKDVGMDESEIIFVDWKKDKCGQQEKTQLELEKETKXDP is encoded by the exons ATGGCACTGCACATGGTTCTTGTCGTGTTGAGCCTCCTGCCGCTGTTGGAAGCTCAGAACCCAGAACAAGCCAACATCACCATAGGAGAGCCTATCACCAACGAGACCCTGAGCTGG CTCTCTGACAAATGGTTTCTCATGGGCGCGGCTTTCCGAAACGCCAAGTACCAGCAGGCAATGCAAAGGACGCTGACAGTATTTTTTTACCTTACCCCCAACTTGATGGACGACATGATAGAGCTTTGGGAGTCTCTGACCAT AGGTGACCAGTGTGTCTATAACTCCACCTATCTGGAATTCCAGAGAGAGAATGGGACCTTCTCCAAGTATG AAGGAGGAGTAGAAACCTTTGCAGACCTGATAGTGCTGAAGAAACATGGGGCCTTCATGCTTGCCTTTGACCTGAAGGATGAGAAGAAACGGGGACTGTCCCTCTATG CCAAAAAGCCAGATATCACCCCAGAGCTGCGGGAAGTATTCCAGAAGGCTGTCAAAGACGTGGGCATGGATGAATCAGAAATCATATTTGTCGACTGGAAGAAG GATAAGTGTGGTCAGCAGGAGAAGACGCAGCTTGAGCTGGAGAAGGAGACCAAGNAAGATCCTTAG
- the Akna gene encoding microtubule organization protein AKNA isoform X1, whose protein sequence is MASSGTEAQWAGPNLGQGPRRRRWAWAEEQDTDGRGDQGWGNNQSLPEAPSPELLEDFRRAQEHPPPLEWDPDVQDSEESSGEETEADDASSPEGSTGPLPWLSRRNQQLDRSEEELDEASGSPEVDLAGESCTELECEDQGASSPLAPGQGPAKGWLTSITQGSNYRPSERLEAQPSVEHSRTKSWSSGTVSLGQPSDSLGSWEGDIDVPQPPTLPRALPQGQRHHPPHPGDGNGGDVAPATPTEFRDSLTAPAQNVECSAGTWGEETTSLPGSRPEDQTWKRTKTSAKPLPSRFTGSVSPLSARLGAIKKVVPQHKQGATLAGHSSSHTPKYGRGRRLNYPLPDFSKVGPRVKFPKDENYRPPKSRGHNRQQDSTRPLIFKSPAEIVRDVLLSSGEVSLPKESSLAHAITRVPQEFQTPEQATELVHQLQEDYHKLLTKYAEAENTIDQLRLGAKVHLYSDPPQPSRSFCSGSMPQGSKVLSFSIPQPRLAEWWPDPAQDPQASEATGWPFPRTDLSPSSSPGMATPGRLPQSQGDAPDQPSTGQTQALTSKASRLLAKVESFEELVLAGHLPPQDQIKNLEQLRAAHMTLEAEYLQAGREELLDPQLDGSHGSPRTLNICRELEAEIYHLGQRLEELQDHMDQTQGETEPCRPDLQDSTPPMSFLPQPAHLSMPSGPVSSPDAQTYQEPATTTSPGSSCMLPMNKELILSIKTEEKSPRGLPVPLRDRTLQVEQDFHGLLERYLSVKSLPEALRDEDGEDLEEEEEEQDHHGTLEVGGPAAAPGKTEAVRVSPGEHPAQAEESHRDTTQEDDEQMGSMKSPSFRPPMARDRYTPVLDTAEVAQRGTKAMASHQSSLTSLEESRPSELLPRKALLRAGGPHTEEPWMVSPETDSGFVGSETSIVSPFTQTPEHRLSHVGTSGPSAQCPTASVPGDRTSHPKARGPMVPRRATEAGIPRSQTQRHLSSLSSPRRGAQSCHLEETPVAKIAVPRSEFKRQKQISKQPLPGGRTSPDSAPAPTAASKPRGSAESTANLLLNRTERDQAIKDLQAEVSRLRLQLEDSLHRPHPDGPACVASALNHSTQTQEKLGSSPSWGPHYGSKSTERLSGEPNGVEPAEPMGRRRARSSSVPRDVPRLYLSSESESPAPRLSSEKSRTFEEHPQAAQWGTRPLSSSKRRERVSFRGQYTGQEYHILSPKAILKDSGTPSCPHCQPIRTQDTGRAISREPRGSSAAAPLRCALCGEVRSSVEADGSSSGPSEKNAPKKPSTPILKRKNRQTGSPVRMAPGLWYLAAAPPAPAPAPPALAYISSAPIMPYLPPTVYYATPAPTSAQTASPQPARGRRRTRHSVQLGLSDLEELQAALREAAQAAENVRATTRQLSRSLSADLRQARSSCLF, encoded by the exons ATGGCCAGCTCAGGGACAGAggcacaatgggctgggccaaACCTGGGGCAAGGGCCCCGAAGGCGGCGCTGGGCTTGGGCTGAGGAACAAGATACAGATGGAAGAGGCGACCAGGGCTGGGGAAACAACCAGTCTCTTCCCGAAGCCCCCAGTCCTGAGCTCCTAGAGGATTTCCGTCGGGCACAGGAGCATCCGCCACCCCTGGAGTGGGACCCTGACGTGCAGGACTCTGAAGAGTCTTCTGGAGAAG AGACCGAAGCTGACGATGCGAGCAGCCCAGAAGGTTCTACCGGGCCTCTGCCCTGGCTCTCCAGGCGCAACCAACAGCTGGACCGATCTGAAGAGGAGCTGGATGAGGCCTCTGGGAGCCCTGAGGTGGACTTAGCTGGAGAGAGTTGTACGGAGCTGGAGTGTGAAGACCAGGGAGCGTCCAGCCCTCTGGCTCCAGGACAGGGGCCAGCCAAAGGCTGGCTTACCTCTATCACGCAAGGCAGTAACTACAGACCTTCAGAGCGTCTCGAGGCCCAGCCATCTGTTGAACATAGCCGCACAAAGTCTTGGAGCAGTGGGACGGTGAGCCTCGGCCAACCTAGCGACAGCCTTGGTTCTTGGGAAGGAGACATCGATGTCCCTCAGCCTCCCACCTTGCCCAGAGCCCTGCCACAGGGTCAGCGCCACCACCCTCCACACCCAGGTGATGGAAATGGAGGTGACGTTGCTCCGGCAACACCCACAGAATTCCGGGACTCCTTAACAGCACCAGCCCAGAATGTCGAGTGCTCTGCAGGCACGTGGGGGGAAGAAACCACCAGCCTGCCGGGCTCTCGGCCTGAGGACCAAACCTGGAAGAGGACTAAGACATCAGCTAAGCCACTGCCTTCCCGGTTTACTGGTTCTGTCAGCCCCCTGAGTGCTCGGCTTGGGGCAATAAAGAAAGTTGTCCCCCAGCACAAGCAGGGAGCCACTCTGGCTGGTCACTCTTCTTCACACACTCCCAAGTATGGCAGGGGACGCCGCCTGAACTACCCACTCCCTGACTTCTCCAAGGTGGGGCCCCGGGTGAAGTTTCCCAAAGATGAGAACTATCGACCCCCGAAGTCCAGAGGCCACAACAGGCAACAAGACTCTACCAGGCCCCTCATCTTCAAGTCGCCAGCTGAGATTGTTCGGGATGTACTGCTGAGTAGCGGAGAGGTGTCCCTGCCCAAGGAATCTTCTCTTGCTCACGCCATCACCAGGGTGCCCCAGGAGTTCCAGACACCGGAGCAAGCCACTGAGCTAGTTCATCAGCTCCAG GAGGACTATCACAAGCTCCTCACCAAGTATGCGGAGGCTGAGAACACCATCGACCAACTTCGCCTTGGGGCCAAG gTGCACCTGTATTCAGACCCACCACAGCCCAGTCGAAGCTTCTGCTCAGGGTCAATGCCACAAGGAAGTAAAGTCTTATCCTTCTCTATCCCGCAACCCAGATTAGCAGAGTGGTGGCCCGACCCTGCCCAGGATCCACAGGCCTCTGAGGCCACGG GGTGGCCGTTCCCACGAACAGACCTGAGTCCCTCCTCGTCCCCCGGCATGGCCACTCCTGGGCGGCTTCCTCAGAGCCAGGGCGATGCCCCGGACCAGCCCTCCACAGGACAGACCCAGGCACTGACCTCTAAGGCCAGCCGACTCCTGGCCAAG GTGGAGTCCTTCGAGGAACTGGTACTGGCCGGACACCTCCCACCCCAGGACCAAATCAAG AACTTGGAGCAACTGAGGGCAGCCCACATGACCCTAGAGGCAGAGTACCTGCAGGCCGGCAGAGAAGAGCTCCTGGACCCTCAACTTGATGGCTCCCATGGGAGTCCCAGGACCCTCAACATCTGCAG GGAGCTAGAAGCAGAGATATACCACCTGGGACAACGCCTGGAAGAGCTGCAGGACCATATGGACCAGACCCAAGGAGAGACAGAACCGTGCAGGCCAGACCTGCAGGACAGCACCCCACCCATGTCCTTTCTGCCCCAGCCAGCTCATCTGTCCATGCCTTCAGGACCAGTCTCCTCGCCAGATGCCCAAACCTACCAGGAG CCTGCCACCACCACTTCCCCAGGAAGCTCTTGCATGCTCCCCATGAACAAGGAGTTAATCCTGAGCATCAAGACAGAGGAAAAAAGCCCAAGAGGTCTCCCGGTCCCACTCAGGGACAGGACGCTTCAGGTGGAGCAGGACTTCCATGGCCTTCTGGAGAG ATACCTCAGCGTGAAATCCCTCCCTGAAGCCTTGAGGGATGAAGATGGGGaggacctggaggaggaggaagaggagcaggaccATCATGGCACCTTGGAAGTTGGTGGTCCAGCCGCAGCTCCAGGGAAAACAGAAGCTGTGAGGGTATCACCAGGAGAGCATCCAGCGCAGGCTGAGGAGAGCCATAGGGATACTACGCA GGAAGATGATGAACAGATGGGATCTATGAAGTCACCAAGCTTCCGGCCACCCATGGCCAGAGATAGGTACACACCAGTCCTGGATACAGCTGAAGTGGCTCAACGGGGCACCAAGGCCATGGCGTCACATCAGAGCAGTCTGACCAGCCTGGAAGAGAGCAGGCCCTCAGAGCTCCTTCCTCGAAAAGCCCTGCTTCGGGCTGGTGGGCCGCACACTGAG GAGCCCTGGATGGTGTCGCCAGAGACAGACAGTGGCTTCGTGGGCTCAGAAACCAGTATAGTGTCACCCTTCACCCAGACCCCAGAGCACCGGCTCTCCCATGTCGG CACTTCAGGGCCATCAGCTCAATGCCCCACTGCTTCTGTGCCTGGTGATAGAACCTCCCATCCCAAGGCCAGGGGTCCCATGGTTCCCAGAAGAGCCACTGAGGCTGGCATACCCAGAAGCCAAACCCAgcggcatctctccagcctgagctcTCCCCGGAGAGGGGCACAGAGCTGCCACCTAGAGGAGACACCAGTGGCTAAGATAG cggTTCCCAGGTCTGAGttcaagagacagaagcaaattTCCAAACAGCCCCTTCCCGGTGGAAGAACCAGCCCCGACTCTGCCCCAGCCCCCACAGCTGCCTCCAAGCCTCGTGGGTCAGCAGAGAGCACTGCCAACCTCCTCCTCAACAGGACAGAGCGCGA CCAGGCCATCAAGGATCTGCAGGCGGAGGTGTCACGGCTCCGCCTTCAACTGGAGGACAGCCTGCACCGGCCACACCCAGACGGCCCAGCCTGTGTAGCTTCTGCTCTCAACCACTCCACCCAGACCCAGGAAAAGCTGGGTTCCTCACCCTCCTGGGGCCCCCACTATGGCAG TAAATCCACAGAGAGGCTGTCTGGGGAGCCTAATGGTGTAGAGCCAGCTGAGCCAATGGGAAGACGTCGAGCCAGGTCCTCCTCGGTGCCCCGGGATGTACCCAGACTGTACCTGA GTTCTGAATCTGAGTCGCCTGCCCCTCggctctcctctgagaagagcagGACCTTTGAGGAGCACCCCCAGGCTGCACAGTGGGGGACAAGACCACTGAGCAGCTCAAAGCGGAGGGAAAGAGTCTCCTTCCGGGGTCAATACACAG GCCAGGAGTACCACATTCTGTCCCCAAAGGCCATCTTGAAGGACAGTGGCACTCCGTCCTGTCCCCACTGCCAGCCCATTAGGACCCAGGACACAG GCAGAGCTATCTCTAGAGAGCCACGGGGCTCATCTGCCGCTGCCCCCCTCCGCTGTGCCCTGTGTggtgaagtcaggtcctctgtaGAAGCAGATGGTTCCAGCTCAGGCCCCTCTG AGAAGAACGCCCCCAAAAAGCCTTCCACCCCCATCCTCAAACGGAAGAACAGGCAGACGGGCTCGCCAGTACGAATGGCTCCTGGACTCTGGTACCTGGCTGCTgcgcccccagccccagccccagccccaccggCTTTGGCCtacatctcttcagctcccattATGCCTTATCTACCACCCACTGT gtACTATGCAACCCCAGCACCTACCTCAGCCCAGACAGCTTCCCCGCAGCCTGCTCGGGGACGTCGGAGAACCCGGCACTCAGTCCAACTGGGTCTGAGTGACTTGGAAGAGCTGCAGGCCGCACTCAGAGAGGCCGCACAGGCCGCCGAGAACGTTCGCGCCACCACCCGCCAGCTGAGCCGCTCCCTGTCTGCAGACCTGCGCCAGGCCCGTAGCTCCTGCCTTTTCTGA
- the LOC110323701 gene encoding alpha-1-acid glycoprotein 1, which produces MALHTVLVVLSLLPLLEAQNPEQANITIGEPITNETLSWLSGKWFFIGAAVLNPEYRQAMQTSQTVFFKMIPNLINDTMELREYHTLVNECVYNSTHLGIQRENGTLSKYVGGVEVFADLIVLKKHGAFMLAFDLKDEKKRGLSLNAKKPDITPELREVFQKAVKDVGMDKSEIIFVDWKKDKCGQQEKTQLELEKETKXDP; this is translated from the exons ATGGCACTGCACACGGTTCTTGTCGTGTTGAGCCTCCTGCCGCTGTTGGAAGCTCAGAACCCAGAACAAGCCAACATCACCATAGGCGAACCTATCACCAACGAGACCCTGAGCTGG CTCTCTGGCAAATGGTTTTTCATTGGTGCGGCTGTCCTGAACCCTGAATACCGGCAGGCAATGCAAACGTCACagactgtgttttttaaaatgatcCCCAACTTGATAAATGACACCATGGAGCTTCGAGAGTATCATACCCT AGTTAACGAGTGTGTCTATAACTCCACCCATCTAGGAATCCAGAGAGAGAATGGGACCCTCTCCAAGTATG TAGGAGGAGTAGAAGTCTTTGCAGACCTGATAGTGCTGAAGAAACATGGGGCCTTCATGCTTGCCTTTGACCTGAAGGATGAGAAGAAACGGGGCCTGTCCCTCAACG CCAAAAAGCCAGATATCACCCCAGAGCTGCGGGAAGTGTTCCAGAAGGCTGTCAAAGACGTGGGCATGGATAAATCAGAAATCATATTTGTCGACTGGAAGAAG GATAAGTGTGGTCAGCAGGAGAAGACGCAGCTTGAGCTGGAGAAGGAGACCAAGNAAGATCCTTAG